In Populus alba chromosome 1, ASM523922v2, whole genome shotgun sequence, a single window of DNA contains:
- the LOC118049007 gene encoding 3-hydroxy-3-methylglutaryl-coenzyme A reductase 1 yields the protein MHEVRRRPAKSDVSMDTHAGELTLKPYHRHHHDHRDLQPPTSVKASDALPLPLYLTNGLFFGIFFSVAYFLLHRWREKIRNSTPLHIITFPEIAGVVCLAASFIYLLGFFGIGVVQSFISRGSQDSWDVEEDNNVMIKKNGGGCTPAESLACTLAPVSRERVVAPTIQEPFLSGDDEEVIKGVVSGTIPSYSLESKIGDCKRAAAIRREALQRMTGRSMEGLPLEGFDYESILGQCCEMPVGFVQIPVGIAGPLLLNGTEYMVPIATTEGCLVASTNRGCKAIYASGGASSMLLKDAMTRAPVVRFGTAKRAAELKFFVEDPANFDTLSVAFNRSSRFGRLQNIKCAVAGKNLYMRFSCSTGDAMGMNMVSKGVQNVLDYLQTDFPDMDIIGISGNFCSDKKPAAVNWIEGRGKSVVCEAIIKEEVVQKVLKTNIDTLVELNMLKNLAGSAMAGALGGFNAHASNIVTAVYIATGQDPAQNVESSHCITMMEAVNDGKDLHISVTMPSIEVGTVGGGTQLASQSACLNLLGVKGASKESPGSNSRLLAAIVAGSVLAGELSLMSAIAAGQLVKSHMKYNRSSKDVSKIAS from the exons ATGCACGAGGTCCGCCGGCGTCCAGCCAAATCCGACGTCAGCATGGACACACATGCTGGCGAACTCACCCTGAAACCGTACCATCGTCACCACCATGATCATCGTGATTTACAGCCTCCGACGTCTGTAAAGGCATCGGATGCACTCCCATTACCTCTTTACTTAACAAATGGTTTGTTCTTCGGGATATTTTTCTCTGTGGCCTACTTCCTTCTCCATCGTTGGCGCGAAAAGATCCGAAACTCCACTCCCCTTCATATCATCACTTTCCCTGAAATCGCTGGGGTAGTTTGTTTGGCTgcttcttttatttatcttcttGGTTTCTTTGGGATTGGCGTTGTTCAATCTTTTATCTCTCGAGGGTCTCAAGATTCTTGGGATGTTGAGGAAGATAATAATGTTATGATCAAGAAAAATGGTGGTGGTTGCACTCCTGCAGAATCACTTGCATGCACTCTTGCCCCTGTTTCGAGGGAAAGAGTTGTTGCACCAACGATTCAAGAACCATTTTTATCAGGTGACGACGAGGAGGTTATCAAAGGAGTGGTATCTGGGACTATTCCTTCGTATTCTCTTGAATCAAAGATTGGAGATTGCAAAAGGGCAGCTGCTATTAGGCGTGAAGCGCTTCAGAGGATGACAGGGAGGTCTATGGAGGGATTGCCATTAGAAGGGTTTGATTATGAGTCAATATTGGGGCAGTGTTGTGAGATGCCTGTCGGGTTTGTGCAGATTCCTGTGGGAATTGCAGGGCCACTGTTGCTTAATGGGACGGAGTATATGGTCCCAATTGCTACGACTGAGGGGTGCTTGGTGGCCTCTACAAATAGAGGGTGCAAGGCTATTTATGCATCAGGAGGGGCTAGTTCTATGTTGCTTAAAGATGCCATGACTAGAGCTCCTGTTGTCAGGTTTGGGACCGCAAAAAGGGCTGCTGAGTTGAAGTTCTTTGTTGAGGATCCTGCTAATTTCGACACTCTTTCTGTTGCTTTCAACAG GTCAAGCAGATTTGGAAGGCTACAAAACATTAAATGTGCAGTGGCAGGAAAGAATTTGTACATGAGGTTTAGTTGCAGCACAGGTGATGCTATGGGAATGAACATGGTCTCCAAAGGAGTCCAAAATGTACTTGATTATCTTCAAACAGATTTTCCTGACATGGACATCATTGGCATCTCTG GCAACTTCTGTTCAGACAAGAAACCTGCAGCTGTAAATTGGATTGAAGGGCGTGGAAAGTCAGTTGTATGTGAGGCAATCATAAAGGAAGAGGTGGTTCAGAAGGTACTGAAGACCAATATAGATACCTTGGTGGAGCTTAACATGCTTAAGAACCTTGCAGGTTCAGCTATGGCTGGTGCTCTTGGTGGGTTTAATGCCCATGCCAGCAATATTGTCACTGCAGTCTATATAGCCACAGGACAGGATCCTGCTCAGAATGTTGAGAGCTCTCACTGCATTACTATGATGGAAGCTGTTAATGATGGAAAGGACCTTCATATCTCGGTCACCATGCCTTCCATTGAG GTGGGCACAGTTGGAGGTGGCACCCAACTAGCATCTCAGTCAGCTTGCTTGAACCTGCTTGGAGTAAAGGGCGCAAGCAAAGAGTCTCCAGGATCAAACTCAAGACTCTTGGCTGCTATCGTTGCTGGTTCTGTTTTGGCAGGAGAGCTGTCCCTCATGTCTGCAATTGCAGCTGGTCAGCTTGTAAAGAGCCACATGAAATACAACAGATCAAGCAAAGATGTGTCAAAGATAGCTTCctaa